One window of the Dreissena polymorpha isolate Duluth1 chromosome 5, UMN_Dpol_1.0, whole genome shotgun sequence genome contains the following:
- the LOC127831458 gene encoding short-chain collagen C4-like, protein MVYSGQAAGGHYQHTGSGEYICLPNDPEYDRYNQINDDYRSLMYGAEYETGHNPPALGDLYENDVPCSVCFARGKTTLMIPVRTSCYNGWTKEYQGYLMGEYHGSQGKGYVRMDKNAEALHSSYANLNGALFFNVEGRCGTLKCPPYIEGAELACVVCSKST, encoded by the coding sequence ATGGTATATAGCGGACAAGCAGCCGGTGGTCATTATCAACACACGGGCTCTGGTGAATACATTTGCCTCCCAAACGACCCTGAGTATGACAGATATAATCAAATCAATGATGATTATAGATCACTGATGTATGGGGCTGAGTACGAAACAGGCCACAATCCTCCAGCTTTAGGCGATCTCTACGAGAATGACGTACCGTGTTCTGTTTGTTTTGCTCGCGGTAAGACAACATTGATGATACCTGTCCGTACATCGTGCTACAACGGATGGACCAAGGAGTACCAGGGATACCTGATGGGGGAGTACCATGGGTCTCAAGGAAAAGGATATGTACGCATGGACAAAAACGCCGAGGCGCTGCATTCCAGCTATGCTAATCTAAATGGCGCTCTGTTCTTCAATGTCGAAGGTCGGTGTGGTACATTGAAATGTCCTCCGTATATCGAGGGAGCAGAACTAGCCTGTGTCGTTTGTTCAAAATCCACATAA
- the LOC127832046 gene encoding uncharacterized protein LOC127832046, with product MIRGLLVVGYLLGGEVFCAEPACINYTPNRFEYENSVLAKLIYLDNFKTDATARISALERQSQGASTPSPLTQGSASTYVHWGMKTCPNVTTTTMVYSGQAAGGHYQHTGSGEYICLPNDPEYDNYNQINDNARSLMYGAEYETGQNPPALGNLYENDVPCSVCLARGKTTLMTPGRTSCFNGWTKEYQGYLMGEYHGYQGKGYVCMDKNAEALHSSYADLNGALFYNVEGRCGTLKCPPYIEGAELACVVCSKST from the exons ATGATTCGAGGACTTCTTGTTGTGGGGTACCTACTGGGCGGCGAAGTGTTCTGTGCAGAACCAGCGTGTATAAATTATACACCAAACCGGTTTGAATACGAGAATAGTGTTCTTGCGAAACTGATTTATCTGGATAATTTCAAAACCGATGCTACTGCAAGGATTTCTGCTTTAGAAAGACAATCCCAAG GTGCATCTACGCCCTCTCCACTGACACAAGGCAGTGCGTCAACGTACGTTCACTGGGGTATGAAAACGTGTCCGAACGTGACAACTACGACAATGGTATATAGCGGACAAGCAGCCGGTGGTCATTATCAACACACGGGCTCTGGTGAATACATTTGCCTCCCAAACGACCCTGAGTATGACAACTACAATCAAATCAATGATAATGCTAGATCACTGATGTATGGGGCTGAGTACGAAACAGGCCAAAATCCTCCAGCTTTAGGCAATCTCTACGAGAATGACGTACCGTGTTCTGTTTGCCTTGCTCGCGGAAAGACAACCTTGATGACACCTGGCCGTACATCGTGCTTCAACGGATGGACCAAGGAGTACCAGGGATACCTGATGGGGGAGTACCATGGGTATCAAGGCAAAGGATATGTATGCATGGACAAAAACGCCGAGGCGCTGCATTCCAGCTATGCCGATCTGAATGGCGCTCTGTTCTACAATGTGGAAGGTCGGTGTGGTACATTGAAATGTCCTCCGTATATCGAGGGAGCAGAACTAGCCTGTGTCGTTTGTTCAAAATCAACATAA